From Pirellulales bacterium, one genomic window encodes:
- a CDS encoding HEAT repeat domain-containing protein: MSCIFSGRTRSALTSALVAAALLLPGCAKRFGGAWPFGEDQTAQLKKYGPAPIQRITNMQERAKKMATAKPEEQEAFAAEMARQMPNETDFNVRMAIITMMAHMNTPSANAILYAGMKDPEAEIRSACCETWSKRPSPEATRMLAETLSGDTDLDVRLSAAKALSTAGDKEAVAALGRALEDSDPAMQFCAVASLKKVTGKDLGNDVSAWRQLAQQPNPPIHATSVASRLKQMF, encoded by the coding sequence ATGAGCTGCATTTTTTCCGGCCGCACTCGGTCTGCGCTAACCAGCGCGCTGGTTGCCGCTGCGCTATTGTTGCCCGGTTGCGCAAAGCGGTTCGGCGGCGCGTGGCCCTTTGGAGAAGACCAAACCGCGCAGTTGAAAAAATACGGACCTGCTCCCATCCAACGCATTACGAACATGCAGGAGCGGGCGAAAAAAATGGCGACGGCCAAGCCGGAAGAGCAAGAAGCATTTGCCGCCGAAATGGCGCGCCAGATGCCCAACGAGACCGATTTCAACGTCCGCATGGCCATCATCACCATGATGGCTCACATGAACACCCCTTCGGCAAACGCTATTTTGTATGCGGGCATGAAAGATCCTGAGGCCGAAATTCGCAGTGCCTGTTGCGAAACGTGGAGTAAACGGCCTAGTCCGGAAGCCACCCGGATGTTGGCCGAAACACTTTCCGGCGATACGGATTTAGACGTCCGCCTGTCGGCCGCCAAGGCGCTTTCCACTGCGGGCGATAAAGAGGCCGTGGCTGCGCTGGGGCGGGCTCTGGAAGATTCCGACCCAGCCATGCAGTTTTGTGCTGTCGCCAGCCTGAAAAAGGTGACCGGCAAAGATTTGGGCAACGACGTAAGCGCCTGGCGGCAACTAGCGCAACAGCCCAATCCGCCCATTCATGCCACTTCGGTCGCCAGCCGGCTGAAGCAAATGTTCTAG